A window from Marinagarivorans cellulosilyticus encodes these proteins:
- a CDS encoding CBM35 domain-containing protein, translating into MFRKIALVGTAAALAACTGEPTTSSSQVAMSSSQAQQSSAPVIASSSSVAPVVSSSVAASSSSVADIDRGNHVEPVVQAMSGKQMEKLDRGLVAVKTGDGVYVSWRMWGNEPKSTGYNLYRNGQKVNATPITTSTNYLDRGAAQNSTYSVRAVNNGTEGSASKEVGVWAQQYHAIDLTPPPTDRIPSGDSYSYSPGDASVGDLDGDGEYEIVLKWDPSNQKDSSQFGYTGKVFIDAYKLSGQRLWRVDLGPNIRAGAHDTQFLVYDFDGDGKAELAVRTSDGARDSAGTLIGRANQDHYVSGHIGTGPEFLTMFNGETGVAMASTTYPNERGRLADWGGNSLGRQLNRSNRYLAGVAYVNGETPSMIWARGYYDYNGVGQTKIAAVDWKDGQFTTRWDFFAKTPGGPNPEYVYQGAHSLSIADVDGDGRDEVVYGAATIDDDGTGLYSTRLCHGDALHVTDIDLSNPGVEVFMVHESESCYGDYGVEVHDGATGRILYSANVSGDIGRGVAADVNPDHPGVEVFGSRGNTLTADRQVLPGRPGTNFAIWWDGDLLRELMSGSTIDKWDHRAGRNNRIFNADAVFGGASNNGTKATPALSADILGDWREEIIMRNKNNRQLIVATTIVPTDHRIYTLMHDSQYRVAIAWQNVAYNQPPHTGFFLGHDMPDAPTPNMHYAGERIEAPSEPILEVQENAAGFCSVAGVIENTNGGYTGTAGYANSDNVEGANVTWALDVPKADDYLISIRYAGASDRAASLSVNGTAGPSLAFGSTTTWTNWQTETVKVRLTAGNNLLTLTANSADGLANIDRLSVWHTGVLAGNCP; encoded by the coding sequence ATGTTCAGAAAAATCGCTTTAGTCGGTACCGCCGCTGCATTGGCAGCCTGTACTGGCGAGCCGACGACGAGCAGTAGCCAAGTGGCTATGAGTAGCAGCCAAGCGCAGCAGTCATCTGCGCCGGTCATTGCTTCGAGCTCTAGCGTGGCACCTGTGGTGAGCAGCTCTGTAGCGGCAAGCTCGAGCTCTGTAGCCGATATTGATCGCGGTAATCATGTTGAGCCTGTAGTACAGGCAATGTCTGGCAAACAAATGGAAAAGCTAGACCGTGGTTTAGTCGCCGTTAAAACGGGCGACGGCGTATATGTTAGCTGGCGCATGTGGGGTAACGAGCCCAAAAGCACAGGTTACAACCTTTACCGCAACGGTCAGAAAGTTAACGCTACGCCTATTACCACCTCAACCAACTATTTAGACCGCGGCGCCGCACAAAACAGCACATACAGCGTGCGGGCTGTGAATAACGGCACCGAAGGCAGTGCTAGCAAGGAAGTGGGTGTTTGGGCACAGCAGTACCACGCTATTGATTTAACGCCACCACCCACCGATAGAATCCCAAGTGGCGACTCTTACAGCTATTCGCCCGGTGATGCCTCGGTGGGCGATTTGGATGGTGATGGCGAATACGAAATTGTCTTGAAGTGGGACCCTTCCAACCAGAAAGACAGCTCGCAGTTTGGTTACACCGGTAAAGTTTTTATCGATGCCTACAAGTTGAGCGGCCAGCGTTTATGGCGGGTTGATTTAGGGCCGAACATTCGCGCCGGTGCGCACGATACCCAATTTTTGGTGTACGACTTTGATGGTGACGGCAAGGCCGAATTGGCCGTGCGAACATCTGATGGTGCGCGCGATAGTGCCGGCACCTTAATAGGTAGAGCCAATCAAGACCATTATGTAAGTGGCCATATTGGCACTGGGCCGGAATTTCTCACTATGTTTAATGGTGAAACCGGTGTTGCCATGGCAAGCACAACCTACCCGAACGAGCGCGGTCGGTTAGCAGACTGGGGCGGTAATAGCTTAGGTCGGCAGCTTAATCGCTCGAATCGTTATTTGGCGGGTGTTGCTTACGTTAATGGTGAAACCCCAAGCATGATCTGGGCGCGCGGATACTACGATTACAATGGTGTAGGTCAAACCAAAATCGCAGCGGTAGATTGGAAAGATGGTCAATTTACCACCCGTTGGGACTTCTTTGCTAAAACCCCTGGCGGCCCAAACCCCGAGTATGTATACCAAGGTGCACACAGCTTAAGTATTGCCGATGTCGATGGCGATGGTCGTGATGAAGTGGTGTACGGCGCTGCGACAATTGATGACGATGGTACTGGCTTGTATTCCACCCGCTTATGCCACGGCGATGCGTTACACGTAACCGATATCGATTTATCCAACCCTGGGGTTGAGGTATTTATGGTGCACGAAAGTGAAAGCTGCTACGGCGACTACGGCGTAGAAGTACACGATGGTGCAACCGGTCGCATTTTATATTCTGCTAATGTTTCGGGTGATATCGGTCGCGGTGTAGCCGCTGATGTAAACCCAGATCACCCCGGAGTCGAGGTTTTTGGTTCGCGCGGCAATACTTTAACAGCGGACCGTCAAGTGTTACCTGGCCGCCCCGGTACTAACTTTGCTATTTGGTGGGACGGCGATTTACTGCGTGAATTAATGAGCGGTAGCACCATTGATAAATGGGACCACCGTGCCGGCCGAAATAATCGCATTTTTAATGCTGATGCAGTATTTGGCGGGGCCAGTAATAACGGCACCAAAGCAACGCCAGCATTATCGGCGGATATTCTCGGCGATTGGCGCGAAGAAATTATTATGCGCAATAAGAATAACCGTCAGCTGATTGTTGCCACAACAATAGTACCGACTGATCATCGCATTTATACCTTAATGCACGATTCGCAATACCGTGTGGCCATTGCATGGCAAAACGTAGCCTATAACCAGCCTCCCCATACCGGCTTTTTCTTAGGGCACGATATGCCTGATGCGCCAACACCGAATATGCATTATGCCGGTGAACGTATTGAAGCACCCTCTGAGCCTATTTTAGAAGTTCAAGAAAATGCAGCGGGCTTTTGTTCTGTAGCCGGTGTTATCGAAAATACTAACGGCGGTTATACCGGTACAGCCGGCTATGCAAACTCAGATAATGTCGAAGGTGCCAATGTGACTTGGGCACTAGATGTGCCAAAAGCGGATGACTACTTAATTAGTATTCGTTACGCCGGCGCATCCGA
- a CDS encoding TonB-dependent receptor: MRFFKSASLLVLTCCTDLVFAHGVAIIEEVVVKGRKANLIDKAMSASQGGVSQEELAMRPILRTGEILELVPGMVATQHSGSGKANQYFLRGFNLDHGTDFATFVDSMPVNMRSHGHGQGYTDLNFIIPELVGSIDYKKGAYYSQVGDFSGAGSSTIHSATTLNANQLALSLGGYGYGRGLVIGETANQLIYGLEHQIYEGPWDDVDEDVNKTNAWLKKVWGQASHQVSLTFMAYDNQWNSADQIPARAVQDGIISELGSLDTTLGGESSRYSLSARWQKGDHHNRWVANVYAINYAMSLWSNFTYYTSPQGDQFEQIDDRMIYGGDVAYSREGDFLGRPTSNTVGLQTRFDDISEVGLYSSAARQRTGVVRADSVDQYSISGYWQNTLQWSRQLRSVMGVRYDSFNFAVDPIAAKDETTLAQNAGKANDDIVSASFNLIYVLNDNYETYASIGQGFHSNDARGTTIQADPTTGDTLMPVDPLVDSLGYELGVRAYRADKLNASLALWRLDIDSELLFVGDEGITEDTGVGSRRQGIEATAYYSLHERWNLDLEYAYTHARLNTPGRGEKIPGALESVISAGLHTQWSDDLYSHLRLRYFGDYPLDDGETAPASTLLNLRMGYQMAQNFTITADILNLLDSNDHDVEYFYQSQLAHESAPVADHHYHVFEPRTLRVHLAYLLE; encoded by the coding sequence ATGCGTTTTTTTAAGAGTGCTTCGCTACTTGTTTTAACCTGCTGCACTGACTTGGTTTTTGCGCATGGCGTAGCGATCATAGAGGAAGTTGTTGTTAAAGGCCGCAAGGCTAACTTAATCGATAAGGCGATGTCGGCATCGCAAGGCGGTGTGTCGCAGGAGGAATTGGCGATGAGGCCAATTTTGCGCACGGGCGAAATCCTAGAGCTGGTGCCCGGCATGGTGGCCACGCAACATAGCGGTAGTGGCAAGGCGAATCAGTATTTTTTGCGCGGTTTTAACCTTGATCATGGTACCGATTTTGCGACTTTCGTAGATTCGATGCCAGTAAACATGCGCAGCCACGGCCACGGCCAAGGCTATACCGATCTTAATTTTATTATTCCCGAATTAGTCGGTTCTATCGATTACAAAAAAGGCGCTTATTATTCGCAGGTGGGCGATTTCTCGGGTGCGGGTTCGTCCACCATACACAGCGCAACAACTCTGAACGCTAACCAATTGGCGCTTAGCTTGGGCGGCTATGGTTACGGGCGCGGTTTAGTGATTGGTGAAACCGCTAATCAGCTAATTTATGGTTTAGAGCATCAAATTTACGAGGGCCCTTGGGATGATGTGGATGAAGACGTCAATAAAACCAATGCGTGGTTAAAGAAGGTTTGGGGGCAGGCTAGCCATCAAGTAAGCCTGACGTTCATGGCCTACGATAACCAATGGAATTCTGCCGATCAAATCCCTGCGCGCGCGGTGCAAGACGGCATTATTTCTGAGCTAGGCTCGCTAGATACCACGCTAGGCGGCGAATCCAGCCGCTACAGCCTTTCGGCTCGTTGGCAAAAAGGCGATCACCACAACCGGTGGGTTGCCAATGTGTATGCGATCAATTATGCAATGTCGCTGTGGTCCAATTTTACCTATTACACATCGCCGCAGGGCGATCAGTTTGAGCAAATTGATGACAGGATGATCTACGGCGGGGATGTGGCTTACTCCCGCGAAGGCGATTTTCTAGGGCGGCCCACAAGTAATACCGTGGGGCTGCAAACCCGCTTTGACGATATTAGTGAAGTGGGTTTGTACTCTTCGGCGGCACGGCAGCGCACGGGGGTGGTGCGGGCCGATAGTGTTGATCAATACAGTATCAGTGGCTATTGGCAGAATACTCTGCAATGGAGCCGGCAACTGCGCAGTGTTATGGGGGTGCGCTACGACAGCTTTAATTTTGCGGTTGACCCAATTGCAGCCAAAGACGAAACAACGCTGGCGCAGAATGCAGGTAAAGCCAATGACGATATTGTCAGCGCGTCTTTTAATCTTATTTATGTGTTAAACGACAATTACGAAACCTATGCCAGTATTGGGCAGGGGTTTCACTCCAACGATGCGCGCGGCACTACAATTCAAGCTGACCCCACTACCGGTGATACGCTAATGCCTGTTGATCCTTTGGTTGATAGCTTGGGCTATGAGTTGGGGGTACGCGCTTACAGGGCCGATAAGCTAAATGCATCGCTAGCACTTTGGCGGTTAGATATTGACTCAGAGCTACTGTTTGTAGGTGATGAAGGTATTACCGAAGATACGGGCGTGGGTAGCCGGCGTCAGGGTATAGAGGCAACGGCTTATTATTCGCTGCATGAGCGCTGGAATCTCGACCTTGAGTACGCCTATACCCATGCGCGTTTAAATACCCCTGGCCGCGGTGAAAAAATTCCCGGTGCGCTTGAAAGCGTAATCAGTGCTGGATTGCACACGCAGTGGAGCGATGACTTATATAGCCACCTTCGTTTGCGCTACTTTGGCGATTACCCCTTAGACGATGGTGAGACGGCCCCGGCTAGTACACTACTGAATTTGCGCATGGGGTACCAGATGGCGCAGAATTTCACTATTACGGCAGATATCCTTAACCTGCTAGATTCTAATGACCATGATGTTGAGTATTTCTACCAATCGCAGTTAGCGCACGAGTCAGCTCCGGTGGCCGACCACCATTATCATGTATTTGAGCCTCGCACATTGCGGGTGCATTTAGCTTACCTCTTAGAATAA